In a single window of the Bos javanicus breed banteng chromosome 16, ARS-OSU_banteng_1.0, whole genome shotgun sequence genome:
- the ETNK2 gene encoding ethanolamine kinase 2 isoform X2 — protein sequence MEAAAGAGRGAPPGPPRAAAVPCFGISVDQDDILPGALRLIRELRPRWKPERVRTKRFTDGITNKLVACYVEEDMRDCVLVRVYGERTELLVDRESEVRNFQLLRAHGCAPKLYCTFQNGLCYEYMRGVALGPEHIREPRLFSLSADVPEAGVLERELVWLKEHLPQLDSPVVFCHNDLLCKNIIYDSSKGHVRFIDYEYAGYNYQAFDIGNHFNEFAGVNEVDYSRYPARETQLLWLRYYLQAQKGTAVTPREVERLYVQVNKFALASHFLWALWALIQNQFSTIDFDFLRYAVIRFNQYFKVKPQVAALEMPK from the exons ATGGAGGCGGCGGCCGGCGCCGGCCGCGGGGCGCCCCCGGGACCCCCGAGAGCCGCCGCCGTCCCATGTTTCGGCATTTCGGTGGACCAGGACGACATCCTCCCGGGCGCCCTGCGCCTCATCCGGGAGCTGCGGCCGCGCTGGAAGCCCGAACGAGTCCGGACCAAG CGCTTCACTGACGGCATCACCAACAAGCTGGTGGCCTGCTACGTGGAGGAGGACATGCGGGACTGTGTGCTGGTCCGAGTCTATGGGGAGCGGACGGAGCTGCTGGTGGACCGTGAGAGCGAGGTCCGGAACTTCCAGCTGCTGCGGGCTCACGGCTGTGCACCGAAACTCTACTGCACCTTCCAGAATGGTCTGTGCTATGAGTACATGAGGGGCGTGGCCCTGGGGCCAGAGCACATCCGTGAGCCCCGACTCTTCAG CCTGTCCGCGGACGTCCCTGAGGCCGGCGTGCTGGAGCGGGAGCTGGTCTGGCTGAAGGAGCACCTGCCTCAGCTGGACTCCCCAGTGGTGTTCTGTCACAACGATCTGCTCTGCAAAAACATCATCTACGACAGCAGCAAAG GTCATGTACGGTTCATTGACTATGAATATGCTGGCTACAACTACCAAGCTTTTGACATTGGCAACCATTTCAATGAGTTTGCAG GTGTGAACGAGGTCGATTACTCTCGGTACCCGGCGCGCGAGACCCAGCTGCTGTGGCTGCGCTACTACCTGCAGGCCCAGAAAGGGACAGCTGTGACCCCCAGAGAGGTGGAGAGGCTCTACGTGCAAGTCAACAAGTTTGCTCTG GCATCTCACTTCCTCTGGGCACTCTGGGCCCTCATCCAGAACCAGTTCTCCACCATCGACTTTGATTTCCTCAG GTATGCAGTGATCCGATTCAACCAGTATTTCAAGGTGAAGCCTCAAGTGGCGGCCCTGGAGATGCCAAAGTGA
- the ETNK2 gene encoding ethanolamine kinase 2 isoform X1: MEAAAGAGRGAPPGPPRAAAVPCFGISVDQDDILPGALRLIRELRPRWKPERVRTKRFTDGITNKLVACYVEEDMRDCVLVRVYGERTELLVDRESEVRNFQLLRAHGCAPKLYCTFQNGLCYEYMRGVALGPEHIREPRLFRLIALEMAKIHTIHANGSLPKPTLWHKIHNYFALVKNEINPSLSADVPEAGVLERELVWLKEHLPQLDSPVVFCHNDLLCKNIIYDSSKGHVRFIDYEYAGYNYQAFDIGNHFNEFAGVNEVDYSRYPARETQLLWLRYYLQAQKGTAVTPREVERLYVQVNKFALASHFLWALWALIQNQFSTIDFDFLRYAVIRFNQYFKVKPQVAALEMPK; the protein is encoded by the exons ATGGAGGCGGCGGCCGGCGCCGGCCGCGGGGCGCCCCCGGGACCCCCGAGAGCCGCCGCCGTCCCATGTTTCGGCATTTCGGTGGACCAGGACGACATCCTCCCGGGCGCCCTGCGCCTCATCCGGGAGCTGCGGCCGCGCTGGAAGCCCGAACGAGTCCGGACCAAG CGCTTCACTGACGGCATCACCAACAAGCTGGTGGCCTGCTACGTGGAGGAGGACATGCGGGACTGTGTGCTGGTCCGAGTCTATGGGGAGCGGACGGAGCTGCTGGTGGACCGTGAGAGCGAGGTCCGGAACTTCCAGCTGCTGCGGGCTCACGGCTGTGCACCGAAACTCTACTGCACCTTCCAGAATGGTCTGTGCTATGAGTACATGAGGGGCGTGGCCCTGGGGCCAGAGCACATCCGTGAGCCCCGACTCTTCAG GCTAATCGCCTTAGAAATGGCCAAGATCCACACCATCCATGCCAACGGCAGCCTGCCTAAGCCCACCCTCTGGCACAAGATACACAATTACTTCGCCCTCGTGAAGAACGAGATCAACCCCAG CCTGTCCGCGGACGTCCCTGAGGCCGGCGTGCTGGAGCGGGAGCTGGTCTGGCTGAAGGAGCACCTGCCTCAGCTGGACTCCCCAGTGGTGTTCTGTCACAACGATCTGCTCTGCAAAAACATCATCTACGACAGCAGCAAAG GTCATGTACGGTTCATTGACTATGAATATGCTGGCTACAACTACCAAGCTTTTGACATTGGCAACCATTTCAATGAGTTTGCAG GTGTGAACGAGGTCGATTACTCTCGGTACCCGGCGCGCGAGACCCAGCTGCTGTGGCTGCGCTACTACCTGCAGGCCCAGAAAGGGACAGCTGTGACCCCCAGAGAGGTGGAGAGGCTCTACGTGCAAGTCAACAAGTTTGCTCTG GCATCTCACTTCCTCTGGGCACTCTGGGCCCTCATCCAGAACCAGTTCTCCACCATCGACTTTGATTTCCTCAG GTATGCAGTGATCCGATTCAACCAGTATTTCAAGGTGAAGCCTCAAGTGGCGGCCCTGGAGATGCCAAAGTGA
- the ETNK2 gene encoding ethanolamine kinase 2 isoform X3, whose protein sequence is MRDCVLVRVYGERTELLVDRESEVRNFQLLRAHGCAPKLYCTFQNGLCYEYMRGVALGPEHIREPRLFRLIALEMAKIHTIHANGSLPKPTLWHKIHNYFALVKNEINPSLSADVPEAGVLERELVWLKEHLPQLDSPVVFCHNDLLCKNIIYDSSKGHVRFIDYEYAGYNYQAFDIGNHFNEFAGVNEVDYSRYPARETQLLWLRYYLQAQKGTAVTPREVERLYVQVNKFALASHFLWALWALIQNQFSTIDFDFLRYAVIRFNQYFKVKPQVAALEMPK, encoded by the exons ATGCGGGACTGTGTGCTGGTCCGAGTCTATGGGGAGCGGACGGAGCTGCTGGTGGACCGTGAGAGCGAGGTCCGGAACTTCCAGCTGCTGCGGGCTCACGGCTGTGCACCGAAACTCTACTGCACCTTCCAGAATGGTCTGTGCTATGAGTACATGAGGGGCGTGGCCCTGGGGCCAGAGCACATCCGTGAGCCCCGACTCTTCAG GCTAATCGCCTTAGAAATGGCCAAGATCCACACCATCCATGCCAACGGCAGCCTGCCTAAGCCCACCCTCTGGCACAAGATACACAATTACTTCGCCCTCGTGAAGAACGAGATCAACCCCAG CCTGTCCGCGGACGTCCCTGAGGCCGGCGTGCTGGAGCGGGAGCTGGTCTGGCTGAAGGAGCACCTGCCTCAGCTGGACTCCCCAGTGGTGTTCTGTCACAACGATCTGCTCTGCAAAAACATCATCTACGACAGCAGCAAAG GTCATGTACGGTTCATTGACTATGAATATGCTGGCTACAACTACCAAGCTTTTGACATTGGCAACCATTTCAATGAGTTTGCAG GTGTGAACGAGGTCGATTACTCTCGGTACCCGGCGCGCGAGACCCAGCTGCTGTGGCTGCGCTACTACCTGCAGGCCCAGAAAGGGACAGCTGTGACCCCCAGAGAGGTGGAGAGGCTCTACGTGCAAGTCAACAAGTTTGCTCTG GCATCTCACTTCCTCTGGGCACTCTGGGCCCTCATCCAGAACCAGTTCTCCACCATCGACTTTGATTTCCTCAG GTATGCAGTGATCCGATTCAACCAGTATTTCAAGGTGAAGCCTCAAGTGGCGGCCCTGGAGATGCCAAAGTGA